A single Algiphilus sp. DNA region contains:
- a CDS encoding DUF2061 domain-containing protein, which produces MTKTISFAIVHMTVAFTVVYLMTGNVMAGGVVALIEPMCNTVAYHFHERFWARRGRGGGDPAPTGA; this is translated from the coding sequence ATGACCAAGACGATCTCATTCGCGATAGTCCACATGACGGTGGCGTTCACGGTCGTCTACCTGATGACCGGCAACGTCATGGCCGGTGGTGTGGTGGCGCTGATCGAACCGATGTGCAATACCGTCGCATACCACTTCCACGAACGCTTCTGGGCGCGTCGTGGGCGCGGGGGCGGGGATCCCGCCCCCACCGGCGCCTGA
- a CDS encoding MotA/TolQ/ExbB proton channel family protein has product MLEALLWRIAGSGPLARVADFLDDGGPVLLLVGAAGLLLWVLILERWVYFRFVFPRMERELIAQWRERATHRSWSARRVREVMIRRARERLAATLPLIQTLIAACPLLGLLGTVTGMIAVFDVVALVGTGDAQAMAAGVSRATIPTMAGMVVGISGLFPLYRFTAAARDRAERLSEALDTRGTA; this is encoded by the coding sequence GTGCTTGAGGCGCTGCTCTGGCGCATAGCGGGCAGCGGGCCCCTGGCGCGCGTCGCCGACTTTCTCGATGACGGCGGGCCGGTGCTGCTGCTGGTCGGTGCCGCGGGTCTGCTGCTCTGGGTGCTGATCCTGGAGCGCTGGGTGTACTTCCGCTTCGTGTTCCCGCGCATGGAGCGCGAGCTGATCGCGCAGTGGCGCGAGCGTGCCACGCACCGGAGCTGGAGCGCCCGTCGCGTGCGGGAGGTGATGATCCGGCGGGCGCGCGAGCGCCTGGCGGCGACCCTGCCGCTGATCCAGACGCTGATCGCGGCCTGTCCGCTGCTCGGCCTGCTCGGCACCGTGACCGGCATGATCGCGGTCTTCGACGTCGTCGCGCTGGTCGGCACCGGCGACGCCCAGGCGATGGCGGCGGGGGTCTCGCGCGCCACCATCCCGACCATGGCGGGCATGGTGGTCGGGATCTCCGGCCTGTTCCCGCTCTACCGTTTCACCGCGGCCGCCCGTGACCGCGCCGAACGCCTGTCCGAGGCGCTCGACACGAGGGGTACGGCATGA
- a CDS encoding biopolymer transporter ExbD, whose amino-acid sequence MKMRRHTQTSEDAGIDLTPMLDVVFIMLIFFIVTTTFVREAGINVNRPSAETAERQDQQTILVAISAEDEIYIDGRSVDIRGLRAEIERLKGQAPDATVVVQADQDAGAGVMVQVMDKARLAGARNVAVAAETPR is encoded by the coding sequence ATGAAGATGCGGCGCCACACGCAGACCAGTGAAGATGCCGGCATCGATCTGACGCCGATGCTGGACGTGGTCTTCATCATGCTGATCTTCTTCATCGTGACCACGACCTTCGTCCGCGAGGCGGGCATCAACGTCAACCGGCCGAGCGCCGAGACCGCGGAGCGGCAGGACCAGCAGACGATCCTGGTGGCGATCTCCGCCGAGGACGAGATCTACATCGATGGGCGTAGCGTCGACATCCGCGGCCTGCGTGCCGAAATCGAGCGTCTCAAGGGCCAGGCACCGGACGCGACCGTGGTGGTGCAGGCCGACCAGGATGCCGGCGCCGGGGTCATGGTCCAGGTGATGGACAAGGCGCGACTGGCGGGGGCGCGCAATGTGGCCGTGGCCGCCGAGACGCCCCGATAG
- a CDS encoding DUF3450 domain-containing protein, producing the protein MTRPSSNRRALAFMVGAALLWPGASAQAQDAGDAVDRTAAQRRDDARSQDRIDQVDEATREALQAYRSAVWETQQLNVYADQLQELIDQQAAELESLREQIRELELTEREIMPLMLRMIDALERFVALDLPFRQEERRKRLEGLRDAMSDPSVSVADRYQKVLEAYAAESDYGRGIGHERAEIDGRVHDILRVGRVALYALSLDGSEVRRWDAASEAWVDMPGHYIPTVRQALRVSREVIAPELLLLPVSVPTADGDAGTLPALDAVEAAPEAAAGSGDDDGEETP; encoded by the coding sequence ATGACACGCCCCTCCAGCAACCGGCGCGCACTCGCCTTCATGGTCGGCGCCGCACTCCTCTGGCCCGGCGCGTCGGCGCAGGCCCAGGATGCCGGCGACGCGGTCGATCGGACGGCGGCGCAGCGGCGCGACGACGCGCGCTCCCAGGACCGTATCGATCAGGTCGACGAAGCCACGCGCGAGGCGCTGCAGGCCTATCGCTCCGCGGTATGGGAGACGCAGCAGCTCAACGTCTATGCCGATCAGCTGCAGGAGCTGATCGACCAGCAGGCGGCGGAGCTCGAGTCGCTGCGCGAGCAGATCCGCGAGCTCGAGCTCACCGAGCGCGAGATCATGCCGCTGATGCTGCGCATGATCGACGCGCTGGAGCGCTTCGTGGCGCTCGATCTGCCGTTCCGTCAGGAGGAGCGTCGCAAGCGGCTCGAGGGGCTGCGCGATGCCATGTCGGACCCCTCGGTTTCGGTGGCGGATCGCTATCAGAAGGTGCTCGAGGCCTATGCGGCCGAGTCGGACTATGGCCGCGGCATCGGTCACGAGCGCGCCGAGATCGACGGCCGCGTGCACGACATCCTGCGGGTCGGGCGGGTGGCGCTGTACGCGCTGTCGCTCGACGGCAGCGAGGTCAGGCGCTGGGACGCGGCTTCCGAAGCCTGGGTCGACATGCCCGGGCACTACATTCCCACCGTGCGCCAGGCGCTGCGCGTGTCGCGCGAAGTGATCGCGCCCGAGCTGCTGCTGCTGCCGGTGTCGGTGCCGACCGCCGACGGCGATGCCGGCACGCTGCCGGCGCTGGACGCGGTGGAGGCCGCGCCGGAGGCCGCCGCGGGCTCGGGTGACGACGACGGGGAGGAAACGCCATGA
- a CDS encoding NAD(P)-dependent oxidoreductase: MSLQGKTLFISGGSRGIGLAIAVRAARDGANVAVAAKTDQPHPKLSGTIHTAADAIREAGGQALPLLCDIREEEQVTAAIEKTVETFGGLDILVNNASAISLTGTMQTDMKRYDLMNQINARGTYLCGQKAIPHLRKAENPHILTLSPPLDMRSKWFAPHVAYSIAKYGMSLCTLAWAEEFARDGIAANALWPRTGIATAAIEMLGGDELAKRSRAPEIMADAAHVILCKDSRSFTGQFCIDDVVLHDSGVRDFSGYRRADVDESELMPDFFVPDDLPKVT, encoded by the coding sequence ATGAGCCTGCAAGGCAAGACCCTGTTCATCTCCGGCGGCAGCCGCGGCATCGGCCTCGCCATCGCCGTTCGCGCAGCCCGCGACGGTGCCAATGTCGCCGTCGCCGCCAAGACCGACCAGCCGCACCCCAAGCTGTCGGGCACCATCCACACGGCGGCGGACGCCATCCGCGAAGCCGGCGGGCAGGCGCTTCCGCTGCTCTGCGACATCCGCGAGGAGGAGCAGGTCACGGCCGCCATCGAGAAGACCGTGGAGACCTTCGGCGGACTGGACATCCTGGTCAACAACGCCAGCGCAATCTCGCTGACCGGGACGATGCAGACCGACATGAAGCGCTACGACCTGATGAACCAGATCAATGCGCGCGGCACCTATCTCTGCGGCCAGAAGGCCATCCCGCATCTGCGCAAGGCGGAGAATCCGCACATCCTCACGCTGTCGCCGCCCCTGGATATGCGCAGCAAGTGGTTCGCGCCGCACGTGGCGTATTCCATCGCCAAGTACGGCATGAGCCTCTGCACGCTGGCCTGGGCGGAGGAGTTCGCCAGGGACGGCATCGCCGCCAATGCCTTGTGGCCACGCACCGGCATCGCCACCGCGGCCATCGAGATGCTGGGAGGCGACGAGCTCGCCAAGCGGTCGCGGGCGCCGGAGATCATGGCGGACGCTGCGCACGTCATCCTGTGCAAGGACAGCCGCAGCTTCACCGGCCAGTTCTGCATCGACGACGTGGTGCTCCACGACAGCGGCGTGCGCGATTTCTCGGGATACCGCCGGGCCGACGTCGACGAATCGGAGCTGATGCCCGACTTCTTCGTTCCGGACGACCTGCCCAAGGTGACATGA
- a CDS encoding MotA/TolQ/ExbB proton channel family protein: MIRRHCTIATLLAGMLLTALPAAPAVAQDMASLLQEIRESGRQQQRINREREQRFIRERDQQQQRLREARAERDAARRRAEQVRAEFEQGQEQINALKEELNAASADLGRLFTAARSTAGDLREKAQTSPVTAQVPERLEQLGAIADNPALPSMAQLEDLWFLLVQDMTATGRVARFEAPITDIFGNERSAELIRVGDFSAFTADGYVLLPEGGTVAQLLPRQPGGSYTDAAEDFFAAEPGSVQPALIDPSRGRLLEVEADRPTLGERVDQGGVVGYTILAIGAAGLLLAVAQLVYLALVGGRVRRQLDATDQPRDDNPLGRVLGAASDGTGSDDPELLELHLSEAVVKETPRLERFQSLLKLFVAVAPLMGLLGTVTGMILTFQSITLFGTGDPKLMAGGISQALVTTVLGLCVAIPLLFLNSLLGARSRVLVQTLDEESALVLARRLEGQGRA; the protein is encoded by the coding sequence ATGATCCGCCGCCACTGCACCATCGCCACGCTGCTCGCCGGCATGCTGCTGACGGCGCTGCCCGCCGCACCGGCGGTCGCGCAGGACATGGCCAGCCTGCTCCAGGAGATCCGCGAATCGGGTCGCCAGCAGCAGCGCATCAATCGCGAGCGCGAGCAGCGCTTCATTCGCGAGCGCGACCAGCAGCAGCAGCGTCTGCGGGAAGCCCGGGCCGAGCGCGATGCCGCCCGTCGGCGCGCGGAGCAGGTACGCGCCGAGTTCGAGCAGGGCCAGGAGCAGATCAACGCGCTCAAGGAGGAGCTCAACGCCGCCAGCGCCGATCTAGGCCGGCTGTTCACGGCGGCGCGCAGCACCGCGGGCGATCTGCGCGAGAAGGCCCAGACCTCGCCGGTGACGGCGCAGGTGCCCGAGCGTCTCGAACAGCTCGGCGCCATCGCCGACAACCCCGCGCTGCCCAGCATGGCGCAGCTCGAGGATCTCTGGTTCCTGCTGGTACAGGACATGACCGCCACCGGGCGGGTGGCGCGCTTCGAAGCACCGATCACCGACATCTTCGGCAACGAGCGTTCGGCAGAGCTCATCCGGGTCGGTGATTTCAGCGCCTTCACTGCCGATGGTTACGTGCTCCTGCCCGAGGGCGGCACGGTGGCGCAGTTGCTGCCGCGGCAGCCGGGCGGCAGCTATACCGACGCTGCCGAGGACTTCTTCGCGGCCGAGCCGGGCAGCGTGCAGCCCGCGCTCATCGATCCGTCGCGCGGCCGGCTGCTGGAGGTCGAGGCCGATCGGCCAACGCTAGGCGAGCGCGTCGACCAGGGCGGCGTGGTCGGCTACACCATCCTGGCCATCGGTGCGGCGGGCCTGCTGTTGGCGGTGGCGCAGCTGGTCTATCTGGCCCTGGTGGGCGGGCGCGTGCGCCGACAGCTCGACGCCACCGATCAGCCGCGCGACGACAATCCGCTCGGCCGGGTCCTCGGCGCGGCATCCGACGGCACCGGCAGCGACGATCCCGAGCTGCTCGAGCTGCACCTGTCCGAGGCGGTGGTCAAGGAGACGCCGCGCCTGGAGCGCTTCCAGTCGCTGCTCAAGCTGTTCGTGGCGGTCGCGCCGCTCATGGGGCTGCTCGGCACCGTCACCGGCATGATCCTCACGTTCCAGTCGATCACGCTGTTCGGCACCGGTGACCCCAAGCTCATGGCGGGCGGCATCTCGCAGGCGCTGGTGACCACGGTACTGGGCCTGTGTGTGGCCATTCCACTGCTCTTCCTGAATTCGCTGCTGGGTGCGCGCTCGCGCGTGCTGGTGCAGACGCTCGATGAAGAGTCGGCGCTGGTGCTCGCGCGCAGGCTCGAGGGGCAGGGTCGTGCTTGA
- a CDS encoding DUF1329 domain-containing protein, whose protein sequence is MRLRLPVTTTVPRIALLVLTGIAALMPVHAQQYRSEVRVLDTPPEQKPKADPEKLLREAGSAYERAMLLRELAGSAAGRGEYDRAAELLGRAIGENALSGPAQRAMEEQLSQLLVASGDPDAIIRGLESEVRGNAGAPAAQQAALGSAYAAKERYRDALPLLQRAVARSPEPQESWLRALLATQIGLGRTGDAAATVDRLLVRNPREADYWHQAVALHLKAGSERDAQAALEVAARLGYVSDAGQRQQLAALVARIGAPYYAATQLEDWMERGAVPRNRGTLRALANYWIAAREDGQAVDAIDRVLATGSDIELLRQLGQLHMDREDYGEAARAFARVTEARPGDAATWMSLAVARYQVADIEGALAAFRKAAASDGQAALAADWIEYLESGRAREQAMAAASRRARQRGDTEDEIARAVLGEPVSLGEGASGSGSAGTPGGLTPVGADAGPSADGVIPAWQGGITPEHWPEGYAESERLVDPFATDKPVATVTADNMAEHAEYLSDGHKALLRRYPDYRMKVYPTRRSVSYPERIYRATRDNEGSARLVGSDTLEGASLGFPFRRPESGVEAMWNHRVRYRGDSVMARTQQAVVYPDGRRTDELFQTERVYFRYANLDDPVDIDNQNILLYYLSWFSRDRYGVDFAALVHETADGADKGRAVWVMPPRANRLFRIPPVGYDQPFPGSSAVYFVDMVDMYNGAFDRYNWKLVGKRQLLVPYNGYRLVDGSVGLDDLLQGRFPNPEPMRYERHRVWVVEATERAGTSHSFGKRVFYIDEDSWNVVLVENYDHDGELWRFQEGHLVPQYNVQAANAMPVVTYDLRDGRYFINRMAMETEPAEFGVPGIRASDYLPSAVKSRYAR, encoded by the coding sequence ATGCGCCTACGACTACCGGTGACGACGACCGTGCCTCGCATCGCGCTGCTGGTACTGACCGGCATCGCCGCCCTGATGCCGGTGCACGCCCAGCAGTATCGCAGCGAGGTGCGGGTTCTCGACACGCCGCCCGAGCAAAAGCCGAAGGCCGATCCGGAGAAGCTGCTGCGCGAGGCGGGCAGCGCCTACGAGCGCGCCATGCTGTTGCGCGAGCTCGCCGGCAGTGCCGCCGGTCGCGGCGAGTACGATCGCGCCGCCGAGCTGCTCGGCAGGGCGATCGGGGAGAACGCGCTGTCGGGTCCGGCCCAGCGGGCGATGGAGGAGCAGCTCTCCCAGCTGCTGGTGGCATCGGGCGATCCCGATGCCATCATCCGCGGTCTGGAGTCCGAGGTCCGCGGCAATGCCGGCGCGCCGGCCGCCCAGCAGGCGGCACTGGGTTCCGCCTATGCCGCCAAGGAGCGCTACCGCGACGCGCTGCCGCTGCTGCAGCGGGCCGTTGCGCGTTCCCCCGAGCCGCAGGAAAGCTGGCTGCGCGCGCTGCTCGCCACCCAGATCGGCCTCGGTCGCACCGGCGACGCCGCCGCGACGGTGGACCGCCTGCTGGTGCGCAATCCCCGGGAGGCGGACTACTGGCATCAGGCGGTGGCGCTGCATCTCAAGGCCGGCAGCGAGCGCGATGCCCAGGCGGCGCTGGAGGTGGCGGCGCGGCTCGGCTATGTATCGGACGCCGGGCAGCGTCAGCAGCTGGCGGCGCTGGTGGCGCGCATCGGCGCTCCCTACTACGCCGCCACGCAGCTCGAGGACTGGATGGAGCGCGGCGCCGTGCCGCGCAATCGCGGCACTTTGCGCGCGCTCGCCAACTACTGGATCGCCGCGCGCGAGGACGGGCAGGCGGTGGACGCCATCGACCGCGTGCTGGCCACCGGCAGCGACATCGAGCTGCTGCGCCAGCTCGGTCAGCTCCACATGGACCGCGAGGACTACGGCGAGGCGGCGCGCGCCTTCGCGCGCGTGACCGAGGCGCGTCCGGGCGATGCCGCGACCTGGATGTCACTGGCGGTGGCCCGCTATCAGGTGGCCGATATCGAGGGTGCGCTCGCAGCGTTCCGCAAGGCCGCGGCATCCGACGGCCAGGCGGCGCTGGCGGCGGACTGGATCGAGTATCTGGAGAGCGGCCGGGCCCGTGAGCAGGCGATGGCCGCCGCGTCACGACGCGCGCGCCAGCGCGGCGATACCGAGGACGAGATCGCGCGTGCCGTGCTGGGCGAGCCGGTCTCGCTGGGCGAGGGGGCGTCGGGCAGCGGCTCCGCGGGCACGCCCGGCGGGCTGACACCGGTGGGCGCCGATGCCGGGCCCAGCGCCGATGGCGTCATTCCGGCCTGGCAGGGCGGCATTACGCCGGAACACTGGCCCGAGGGATACGCCGAGAGCGAGCGTCTGGTCGACCCCTTCGCGACCGACAAGCCGGTTGCAACCGTTACCGCCGACAACATGGCGGAGCATGCCGAGTACCTCAGCGACGGCCACAAGGCGCTGCTGCGTCGCTATCCGGACTACCGCATGAAGGTGTATCCGACCCGCCGCAGCGTGTCGTATCCGGAGCGGATCTATCGCGCCACCCGCGACAACGAGGGAAGCGCCCGCCTGGTCGGCTCGGACACGCTGGAGGGTGCTTCGCTGGGGTTCCCGTTCCGCAGGCCGGAGTCCGGCGTCGAAGCGATGTGGAATCATCGCGTGCGCTATCGCGGCGACTCGGTGATGGCGCGCACCCAGCAGGCCGTGGTCTATCCCGATGGCCGCCGCACCGACGAGCTGTTCCAGACCGAGCGCGTGTACTTCCGCTACGCGAACCTCGACGATCCGGTGGACATCGACAACCAGAACATCCTGCTCTACTACCTGAGCTGGTTCTCGCGCGATCGCTACGGCGTCGACTTCGCGGCGCTGGTGCACGAAACCGCCGACGGCGCGGACAAGGGGCGCGCGGTCTGGGTCATGCCGCCGCGCGCCAACCGCCTCTTCCGCATTCCGCCGGTGGGGTACGACCAGCCGTTCCCGGGCTCGTCGGCGGTCTACTTCGTCGACATGGTCGACATGTACAACGGCGCCTTCGACCGCTACAACTGGAAGCTGGTCGGCAAGCGCCAGTTGCTCGTTCCGTACAACGGCTACCGGCTGGTCGACGGATCGGTCGGGCTCGACGACCTGCTGCAGGGGCGCTTCCCGAACCCGGAGCCCATGCGCTACGAGCGCCACCGGGTCTGGGTGGTCGAGGCCACCGAGCGCGCGGGCACCTCGCACAGCTTCGGCAAGCGCGTGTTCTACATCGACGAGGACAGCTGGAACGTGGTCCTGGTCGAGAACTACGACCACGACGGCGAGCTGTGGCGCTTCCAGGAAGGGCATCTGGTGCCGCAGTACAACGTCCAGGCGGCCAATGCCATGCCGGTGGTGACCTACGATCTGCGCGACGGCCGATACTTCATCAATCGCATGGCCATGGAGACCGAGCCCGCCGAATTCGGCGTTCCGGGCATTCGGGCCTCGGACTATCTGCCGTCGGCCGTGAAGTCGCGCTACGCGCGCTAG
- a CDS encoding SDR family oxidoreductase, whose product MTHRSVLVTGASAGIGRATVLRFLAMGWQVGAIDRDGRALAALEAEAASERLWTEAVDVTDADAYTAALRGFMEATGGRLDVLVNNAGLVCAGDFESIDCSHYDRLIDVNVKAVVRGCHIALPFLMTTPGARVVNLCSASAAYGVPSYAVYSASKFAVRGLTEALDAEWRRHGIRVTAVWPLFTRTAMTTGIHQPAILERLGVRLDAGDVARVVTRSATCPRWWPQVHWNVGLQGMLVVLTTRFLPAWLNRIFMRELGDY is encoded by the coding sequence TTGACGCATCGCAGCGTGCTGGTGACCGGCGCTTCGGCCGGTATCGGCCGTGCCACGGTCCTGCGCTTTCTCGCCATGGGCTGGCAGGTGGGGGCGATCGACCGTGACGGCCGGGCGCTTGCCGCGCTCGAAGCCGAGGCCGCCAGCGAGCGCCTCTGGACGGAGGCCGTCGACGTCACCGACGCTGACGCCTACACCGCAGCGCTTCGCGGCTTCATGGAAGCCACCGGCGGCCGGCTGGACGTGCTGGTCAACAATGCCGGGCTGGTGTGCGCCGGGGACTTCGAATCGATCGACTGTTCGCATTACGACCGCCTCATCGACGTGAACGTGAAGGCGGTCGTGCGCGGCTGCCATATCGCGCTGCCGTTCCTGATGACCACACCCGGCGCGCGCGTGGTCAATCTGTGTTCGGCGTCGGCCGCATACGGCGTACCGTCCTACGCGGTCTATTCGGCCAGCAAGTTCGCGGTGCGCGGACTGACCGAGGCGCTGGACGCGGAGTGGCGCCGCCACGGCATCCGCGTGACGGCGGTGTGGCCGCTCTTCACAAGGACGGCGATGACCACCGGCATCCATCAGCCGGCGATACTCGAGCGGCTCGGCGTGCGCCTGGATGCCGGTGACGTCGCGCGCGTGGTGACGCGTTCGGCGACGTGCCCGCGCTGGTGGCCGCAGGTCCACTGGAACGTTGGTCTGCAGGGCATGCTCGTGGTGCTGACGACGCGTTTCCTCCCGGCCTGGCTCAACCGCATCTTCATGCGCGAGCTGGGGGACTACTGA
- a CDS encoding energy transducer TonB codes for MSLRVAILLPLALFIIVGLFWLMQWMIAPGEVVRVEREELPGIEIVRVEEEEPPTSRPDASPQSSPPPPPPTPPSLQRPDLPSVSVPMPQAPSVSEVAAPLSFSGSQSLSSGEFGGFAGGTGSGAGDGYGSGSGFKGRELVPLSTARPMMPEWACDQEIEGWVEVIFTVMPNGRVQDVRIIDADPKGVYETAAIQSVSNWIYQSSSRAREVKQRIEMDPAECAYDYR; via the coding sequence ATGTCGCTGCGCGTCGCGATACTGCTGCCGCTGGCGCTGTTCATCATCGTCGGCCTGTTCTGGCTGATGCAGTGGATGATCGCGCCCGGCGAGGTGGTGCGCGTCGAGCGCGAGGAGCTTCCCGGCATCGAGATCGTGCGCGTCGAGGAGGAGGAACCGCCCACCAGCCGGCCCGATGCCAGTCCGCAGTCGAGCCCGCCGCCGCCACCGCCCACGCCGCCATCGCTGCAGCGCCCCGATCTGCCTTCGGTATCGGTGCCGATGCCGCAGGCGCCGTCGGTGAGCGAGGTCGCCGCGCCGCTGTCCTTCTCCGGCAGCCAGTCGCTGTCCAGCGGTGAGTTCGGTGGCTTCGCCGGCGGCACCGGAAGCGGCGCGGGCGATGGCTACGGTTCCGGCAGCGGTTTCAAGGGGCGCGAGCTGGTCCCGCTCTCGACCGCCCGCCCGATGATGCCCGAGTGGGCCTGCGATCAGGAGATCGAGGGCTGGGTGGAGGTCATCTTCACGGTCATGCCGAACGGCCGCGTGCAGGACGTGCGCATCATCGACGCCGACCCCAAGGGCGTGTACGAGACCGCCGCCATCCAGTCGGTATCCAACTGGATCTACCAGAGCAGCAGCCGCGCGCGGGAAGTCAAGCAACGCATCGAGATGGATCCGGCTGAATGCGCCTACGACTACCGGTGA
- a CDS encoding GreA/GreB family elongation factor, giving the protein MSRWRPPNTERASPYVTADGLARLQAEYDHLWRERRPAVVRALAAAAAEGDRSENAEYQYRKKELGEIDRRVRYLQRRLPQLRVPPLPDDPGRIHFGAAVRICVDGDAERTLRLVGADETDTASGCVSVDAPLPRALLGRREGDVFHHAAPGGEQEIEVLSVAYAEPADARAVNDDPD; this is encoded by the coding sequence ATGAGTCGCTGGCGGCCGCCGAACACCGAGCGCGCGTCGCCCTACGTCACTGCCGATGGTCTGGCGCGGCTGCAGGCCGAGTACGACCATCTGTGGCGCGAGCGCCGGCCCGCCGTGGTGCGGGCGCTCGCGGCCGCCGCCGCGGAGGGTGATCGCTCGGAGAACGCCGAATATCAGTACCGCAAGAAGGAGCTCGGGGAGATCGATCGCCGCGTGCGTTATCTGCAGCGTCGCCTGCCGCAACTCCGCGTTCCGCCGCTTCCGGACGATCCCGGCCGCATTCACTTCGGCGCCGCGGTCCGCATCTGCGTGGACGGCGATGCCGAGCGCACCCTCCGGCTGGTGGGGGCGGACGAGACCGATACCGCCAGCGGGTGCGTGTCGGTCGACGCACCGCTGCCGCGCGCGCTGCTCGGCCGTCGCGAGGGCGACGTGTTCCATCACGCGGCGCCCGGCGGCGAACAGGAGATCGAGGTGCTGAGCGTGGCCTATGCGGAACCCGCAGACGCGCGAGCGGTCAATGATGACCCGGATTGA